A single Carnobacterium alterfunditum DSM 5972 DNA region contains:
- a CDS encoding dihydrolipoyl dehydrogenase family protein produces MEEKFDLIVIGTGSGGSAAAFNCNKAGWKVAIVDSRPFGGTCALRGCDPKKVLVGAAEMVDGINRMKGKGISSDSSINWPELMAFKRTFTEPVPDNRVKNFQEAGIHTFHGRASFLSEDKIQVGENVLTGKHILIASGSKPAPLPIEGTEYLTYSDEFLELDELPAKMVFIGGGYISFEFAHIAARAGSEVHIIHQGKCPLENFEPDLVELLMEKSKEIGIHLHLNTEVKSIEKKGFSYIVNGVNNGQQVYWEADLVVHGAGRIPDLEDMQLEKGNVECEKGGISVNEFLQSRTNPRVYAAGDAAATEGLPLTPIASMESHVVASNLLKGNHRSPNYKVMPTVVFTLPKLASVGLSEDQAREKGHQIKVNKMGTSDWYTYKRTNEKFTMVKVIINEETGKILGAHLISHGADELINHFAIAIQFDLAVKDLKQMIYAYPTAASDLGYML; encoded by the coding sequence GTGGAAGAGAAATTTGATTTGATTGTTATTGGGACGGGTTCGGGCGGTTCCGCTGCTGCTTTCAATTGTAATAAAGCAGGATGGAAAGTCGCAATAGTCGATTCACGGCCTTTTGGCGGTACTTGTGCTCTCCGAGGATGCGATCCGAAAAAAGTACTTGTGGGAGCTGCAGAAATGGTTGATGGTATTAATAGAATGAAAGGGAAGGGCATCAGTTCTGATTCCAGCATTAATTGGCCAGAATTGATGGCCTTCAAGCGTACCTTTACCGAACCCGTACCGGATAACAGGGTGAAAAACTTTCAAGAAGCAGGAATTCACACCTTTCATGGACGCGCTTCTTTTTTGAGCGAAGATAAAATTCAAGTAGGCGAAAACGTTTTAACCGGAAAGCATATTTTGATCGCAAGCGGATCTAAACCTGCCCCTTTGCCAATTGAAGGGACGGAATACCTCACATATAGCGATGAATTCTTGGAATTGGACGAGCTCCCAGCAAAAATGGTGTTTATTGGTGGCGGATATATCTCTTTCGAATTTGCCCATATCGCTGCAAGAGCCGGATCGGAAGTGCATATCATTCATCAAGGAAAATGTCCGCTTGAGAACTTCGAACCGGATTTAGTGGAACTGCTGATGGAAAAATCGAAAGAAATTGGAATTCATCTCCATCTCAATACAGAAGTAAAATCGATTGAAAAAAAAGGATTTTCTTACATCGTAAATGGAGTTAATAATGGCCAACAGGTTTACTGGGAAGCTGATCTGGTTGTACATGGTGCAGGACGTATACCCGATTTAGAAGATATGCAACTTGAAAAAGGGAACGTAGAGTGCGAAAAAGGAGGCATATCCGTCAATGAATTTCTTCAAAGCCGCACCAATCCAAGAGTATACGCAGCCGGGGATGCAGCCGCAACCGAAGGACTTCCGTTAACCCCGATTGCATCGATGGAGTCGCATGTAGTGGCATCAAATCTGCTTAAAGGAAATCACCGGTCACCTAATTACAAAGTGATGCCGACTGTGGTGTTCACTCTTCCCAAACTGGCATCTGTTGGATTATCTGAAGATCAGGCGAGGGAAAAGGGCCATCAAATCAAAGTGAATAAAATGGGGACATCTGATTGGTACACCTACAAGCGCACAAATGAAAAATTTACAATGGTGAAAGTCATCATCAATGAAGAGACTGGTAAAATACTTGGCGCCCACTTAATCAGCCACGGAGCGGATGAATTAATCAATCATTTTGCGATAGCCATTCAGTTTGATTTAGCGGTCAAGGATCTCAAACAGATGATCTATGCTTATCCAACGGCAGCTTCTGATTTAGGATATATGCTGTAG
- a CDS encoding flavodoxin family protein yields MQPLKVLFLNTSLKSTGEMSHTEGFMNDVQVHYKQLGVESEIIRLADYKIALGVQEDMGGEDEWPEIYEKVQAADILIIGTPLWLGEKSSLATQVIERLYGSSSKTNDKGQAVFYNKVGGVVVTGNEDGAKHASASLLYGLSHIGFVVPPNVDAYWVGEAGPGASYMDAGRENEFTKAAIKRLAYNTYHLASMLKNTPIPAEGNTLN; encoded by the coding sequence ATGCAACCATTAAAAGTGTTATTCTTAAATACTTCATTAAAAAGCACAGGCGAAATGTCCCATACAGAAGGATTTATGAACGATGTGCAAGTTCATTACAAACAGTTGGGAGTCGAATCTGAAATTATCAGACTGGCTGATTATAAAATTGCGCTTGGCGTGCAAGAGGATATGGGTGGAGAGGATGAATGGCCAGAAATTTATGAAAAAGTCCAAGCAGCAGATATTCTCATTATTGGAACTCCGCTATGGCTGGGAGAGAAAAGCTCATTAGCTACCCAAGTTATTGAGAGACTCTATGGCAGCAGCAGCAAAACCAATGATAAAGGACAAGCTGTTTTCTATAACAAAGTCGGAGGAGTAGTAGTGACGGGTAATGAAGACGGTGCCAAGCATGCGTCTGCATCTTTATTATATGGATTGTCTCATATCGGATTCGTGGTTCCACCGAATGTGGATGCATATTGGGTTGGAGAAGCCGGTCCAGGAGCTTCCTATATGGATGCTGGACGGGAAAATGAATTTACGAAAGCTGCTATTAAAAGGCTCGCTTACAACACATATCACCTTGCAAGTATGCTGAAGAACACACCTATTCCTGCAGAAGGAAATACACTGAACTGA
- a CDS encoding methyl-accepting chemotaxis protein, whose translation MSLQKKKNNKKSIRTRLFPLFIGLAMTPVIIGLLLSYNETMNLLENRVITGQKQATSAVVTMLNETVETAEQSVSIMAANESTLDANNSDNLAILDDKLDIVRDSNPQFLYTYYYAPETGMVGSTEGIPSDYDGTSRDWYIDAMDENGSTYWSLPYTDAGTGEVTVTASQAIGDMGVIGLDIGLGKVAAKVAEVSFGNTGEVYVISEDGYVQMSKNDEWIGTDISKEAIFTETTDEVGYLNNADEHGGFADYYETEPALGFTVYGTVDETEMRNEIRSFLTIALLVLGISLLLAIVAAYILTKYLTTITSGIENALEKAKLGDLSIRLTGNDLFSSRKKSGDQNYKEKELNHNGDEFHQIAIGFNDTMDSFYNTVSMIQGNSQTILDMSKTLNEIGDQTNSATEGVSETINEIAQSTGSQTQDTENTLDLMNHLADSISTIKSEMGKMGKMADKTIVASGNNNTSMQEVSHNWDETSGILDNLKSDIKEVDTEIQSIEGITQVIKSISEQTNLLALNASIEAARAGEAGKGFSVVAEEIRKLAEKSNASSQNINKIIQTIQGKSTAMVSTLNTASTGSEKQTEMIRQAINSNEEVVDQVKQLVETIVLASQSSQEINKNKDNVVVSLENIAASAEEISAGTEEVSANAEEILATMEEFSSNISQLEGIAEKLKESAGHFKLS comes from the coding sequence ATGTCACTACAAAAGAAAAAAAACAACAAAAAATCTATAAGGACTCGATTATTTCCTTTGTTTATAGGATTAGCTATGACACCTGTTATAATAGGCCTGCTTTTGTCTTATAATGAAACGATGAATTTACTCGAAAACAGAGTAATAACAGGTCAGAAACAAGCAACTTCTGCGGTTGTGACGATGTTAAATGAGACGGTAGAAACAGCAGAGCAGTCAGTCAGTATCATGGCGGCAAATGAAAGTACTCTAGATGCGAATAATAGTGATAATTTAGCTATTTTAGATGACAAACTGGATATAGTTAGAGATAGCAATCCTCAATTTTTATATACATATTATTATGCACCAGAAACTGGAATGGTAGGGAGCACAGAAGGTATCCCTTCCGATTATGATGGAACGAGTCGTGATTGGTATATAGATGCGATGGATGAAAACGGCTCAACGTATTGGTCATTACCTTATACAGATGCTGGAACAGGAGAAGTAACAGTCACGGCTTCGCAAGCTATTGGAGATATGGGAGTCATTGGGTTAGATATCGGTTTAGGAAAAGTTGCTGCTAAAGTGGCTGAAGTTAGTTTCGGGAATACTGGAGAAGTGTATGTTATTTCAGAAGATGGCTACGTTCAAATGTCAAAAAATGATGAATGGATAGGTACCGATATAAGTAAAGAAGCGATTTTTACGGAAACTACTGATGAAGTGGGGTACTTGAACAATGCGGATGAACATGGTGGCTTCGCAGATTACTATGAAACTGAGCCAGCTTTAGGTTTTACTGTCTACGGAACAGTTGATGAGACAGAAATGCGAAATGAAATACGCTCATTTTTAACTATCGCATTGCTGGTCTTAGGTATTTCGTTATTATTAGCCATAGTCGCTGCTTATATACTTACTAAATATTTAACTACAATCACAAGTGGAATTGAAAATGCCTTAGAAAAAGCTAAACTTGGAGATTTATCCATACGTTTAACCGGTAATGATTTATTTAGTTCAAGGAAAAAAAGTGGTGATCAAAATTATAAAGAAAAAGAATTGAATCATAATGGCGATGAATTTCATCAAATTGCCATTGGATTTAATGATACGATGGATAGTTTCTATAATACGGTTTCCATGATCCAAGGGAATAGCCAAACAATTTTAGATATGTCTAAAACGTTAAACGAGATTGGCGACCAGACAAACTCAGCTACAGAAGGAGTTTCAGAAACCATAAATGAAATTGCTCAAAGTACTGGATCACAAACACAAGATACAGAAAACACATTGGACCTTATGAATCATTTAGCAGATTCAATTTCGACCATTAAATCTGAAATGGGTAAAATGGGTAAAATGGCAGATAAGACAATAGTAGCAAGTGGAAATAATAATACTTCCATGCAAGAAGTGAGTCATAATTGGGATGAAACAAGTGGAATTTTAGATAATTTAAAAAGTGACATTAAAGAAGTGGATACGGAAATCCAAAGTATTGAAGGAATCACACAAGTTATTAAAAGTATCTCTGAACAAACCAACTTACTCGCTTTAAATGCTTCTATAGAAGCTGCACGCGCAGGTGAAGCTGGAAAAGGTTTCTCTGTAGTAGCGGAAGAAATACGTAAATTAGCTGAAAAAAGCAATGCATCATCACAAAATATCAACAAAATTATTCAAACGATTCAGGGGAAATCTACTGCTATGGTATCAACATTAAATACAGCTTCAACCGGTAGCGAGAAACAAACTGAGATGATTCGACAAGCAATCAATTCTAATGAAGAAGTAGTTGATCAAGTGAAGCAATTAGTTGAAACTATTGTATTAGCCTCTCAAAGCAGTCAAGAAATCAATAAAAATAAAGATAATGTAGTAGTATCTTTAGAAAACATCGCGGCTTCTGCTGAAGAAATTTCTGCTGGGACAGAAGAAGTTTCTGCTAATGCTGAAGAAATTTTAGCAACAATGGAAGAGTTCTCATCTAACATTTCTCAACTAGAAGGAATAGCAGAAAAATTAAAAGAATCTGCTGGACACTTTAAATTGTCCTAG
- a CDS encoding GNAT family N-acetyltransferase, which yields MEWKIKTFNELSNDELYEIIKLRSEVFVIEQQCIYEECDGKDKKAYHLFGEEDGEILVYLRILEKGVSFNEVSIGRVLVNKKYRSKGLAKKMMSRAIAFIEDNLNEKVIRISAQEYLLEFYSSLGFVKVSQVYLEDGIPHMEMLYNNL from the coding sequence GTGGAGTGGAAAATAAAAACATTTAACGAATTGAGTAACGATGAGTTATATGAAATTATAAAACTTAGAAGTGAAGTGTTTGTAATAGAGCAGCAGTGTATTTATGAAGAATGTGATGGTAAAGACAAAAAAGCCTATCATTTATTTGGGGAAGAAGATGGAGAAATTCTGGTATATTTAAGGATACTCGAGAAGGGTGTTTCATTTAATGAGGTATCTATAGGGAGAGTATTAGTTAATAAAAAATATCGCAGCAAGGGCCTTGCAAAAAAAATGATGTCACGTGCAATAGCATTTATTGAGGACAATTTAAATGAAAAAGTAATTAGAATATCTGCACAGGAGTATTTGCTGGAATTTTATTCGAGTTTAGGGTTTGTGAAGGTTTCGCAGGTGTATTTGGAAGATGGTATTCCACATATGGAAATGTTATACAATAATCTTTAA
- a CDS encoding type II toxin-antitoxin system RelE family toxin produces the protein MNSGHQVAFEKGAQKALKKMDKHQSLLIMGWIQKNLVNCTDPRKQDKGLTANRSGEWRYSIGNYRLIADINDETVTILMLEISHKKGIYK, from the coding sequence ATGAATTCAGGTCATCAAGTAGCGTTTGAAAAAGGAGCTCAAAAGGCTTTAAAAAAAATGGATAAACACCAGTCTCTTTTAATTATGGGTTGGATCCAAAAGAATCTAGTGAACTGTACAGATCCTAGGAAACAGGACAAAGGATTGACCGCTAATCGTTCAGGAGAATGGCGTTACAGCATTGGAAATTATCGCTTAATCGCTGATATTAATGACGAGACAGTCACTATTTTGATGTTAGAGATTAGCCATAAGAAAGGTATTTACAAATGA
- the relB gene encoding type II toxin-antitoxin system RelB family antitoxin: MTVVSLRIDTQEEQLIKEYAKANNISVSALFRNAVLEKIEDEIDLGLYNQAMSEHKEDPKSISFEDMLKKLAD, translated from the coding sequence ATGACTGTAGTATCCCTAAGAATTGATACCCAAGAAGAACAATTAATCAAAGAATATGCTAAAGCTAATAATATCTCGGTTTCAGCTTTATTTAGAAATGCTGTTTTAGAAAAAATTGAAGATGAAATTGATTTGGGCTTATATAACCAAGCGATGTCTGAACACAAAGAAGATCCAAAAAGTATTTCTTTTGAAGATATGCTAAAGAAGTTAGCGGATTAA
- a CDS encoding DUF2254 domain-containing protein, with product MIQTLRLFFEEKRIWVTLGGSVLFSFLLAIGVILLDTRMVNLLDYSPSFLLTSVDLSKEILSLLAGSLFSVATFTFATMLSVISFYSSNFSPRTVENFLLHKTSIQTLGVFLGGFIYCLSSLFFMRSSENEYLVISASVALGYALACVVYFIKFVYNVATSIQLGTLVNKLYNEANTVMNDTINFFQEETKVNHLPDIHTLHQYPIRADRNGYVESINFNRLRALSEEYEGVLELNIRIGVFISQNEPVGTFYTNHKNGIDENNQLSGKINRTLTYETEPSIMYDPNFARQKLVEVALRAVSPGINDPNTAIHILRYKALLDAKFAAIAGRFVVLGEEKNQEITKDETLRYIGCVFYDFNNFPKDLYESNWQLIHYMKEDISGVSALFDYLLTIAYKADNEKLAYIKDYSNYLYNLTSPNFSERLDQQNIDERHQRLLAIEKGISE from the coding sequence ATGATACAAACATTGCGATTATTTTTTGAAGAGAAAAGAATTTGGGTTACCTTAGGGGGGAGTGTCCTTTTTTCATTTTTACTGGCGATTGGAGTCATTTTACTCGATACCCGTATGGTTAATTTGCTGGATTATTCTCCGTCTTTTTTGTTGACGAGCGTGGATCTGTCGAAAGAAATTCTTAGTCTTTTAGCGGGGTCTCTTTTTTCAGTGGCTACCTTTACCTTTGCGACGATGCTATCTGTTATCTCTTTTTATTCTTCAAACTTCAGTCCGAGAACGGTGGAGAACTTTCTTTTACATAAAACCTCCATACAAACACTTGGGGTTTTCCTAGGTGGTTTTATATACTGTCTATCTTCACTTTTTTTTATGCGTAGTTCAGAAAATGAATACTTAGTTATATCAGCATCTGTTGCACTGGGATATGCACTGGCCTGTGTCGTTTATTTCATAAAATTTGTTTACAATGTGGCGACTTCCATTCAGCTAGGAACGTTAGTCAACAAACTTTACAATGAAGCAAACACGGTTATGAATGACACCATCAATTTTTTTCAAGAAGAAACGAAGGTCAATCACTTGCCAGATATCCATACGTTGCATCAATATCCGATTCGAGCAGATAGAAACGGATATGTAGAGTCTATCAATTTCAATAGGTTGAGAGCGTTGAGCGAAGAATATGAAGGGGTGTTAGAATTAAACATTCGAATTGGTGTGTTTATTTCGCAGAATGAACCAGTAGGCACCTTTTATACAAACCACAAAAACGGTATAGACGAGAATAATCAATTGAGCGGAAAAATCAATAGAACGTTGACGTATGAAACCGAACCTTCTATCATGTATGATCCGAATTTTGCTCGACAAAAATTAGTAGAAGTCGCACTTCGGGCTGTCTCGCCGGGAATCAATGATCCCAACACCGCAATCCATATTTTACGATACAAAGCTTTATTGGATGCGAAGTTTGCTGCTATTGCTGGAAGGTTTGTTGTGCTCGGAGAAGAAAAAAATCAGGAGATAACAAAAGATGAGACTTTGCGTTACATCGGTTGTGTTTTTTATGACTTTAATAATTTTCCGAAAGATTTATATGAAAGCAATTGGCAGTTGATTCATTACATGAAAGAAGATATTTCTGGAGTATCTGCTCTGTTCGATTATTTACTGACTATTGCCTATAAAGCAGACAACGAGAAATTGGCCTATATCAAGGACTACAGCAATTATTTGTATAACTTGACCAGTCCAAACTTTTCCGAGAGGTTGGACCAACAAAATATCGATGAAAGGCATCAGCGTCTTTTGGCCATCGAAAAAGGTATCAGCGAGTAG
- a CDS encoding dihydrolipoyl dehydrogenase family protein has translation MDIFDVVVIGAGPGGYSAAIRLAQYGKKVAIVEKGNIGGTCLNTGCIPTKVMIEHSHLVNQIKKANQLGIGSVEEPLKIDFAKLMKRKEQVVQQLTFGVESILKKNQVKIFKGEASVNPDLTVAVGSEILQTKDLLLATGGTPKIPDIPGIEDVPFLTHKNFFELKELPINLVIIGQGIHAVNLAFTLGPLGTEVTIVSEQSSVLGNIDDDAAKIVKHSMKSNNIRMVTKANWKKITNTELVLMDETIPFDHVLLAGQNNPNTDVVRSLNLERELFLKVNGNYQTSHPHVYAIGDVIGGSTSAGAALQEGPYVAAQIAGEIVPFVQYDAIAGTMYSSPEVAFFGLNEKSAKEGGREINVAKSLLSGNGKALAIGETEGYIKLISDKEYGELLGGVVVAPNATDLISSLLTVKKSEGTLYELAHMSFPHPSISEAFWEAANSNWNQAIHM, from the coding sequence ATGGATATTTTTGATGTAGTCGTTATAGGTGCTGGTCCGGGTGGTTATTCAGCGGCTATCCGGTTGGCTCAGTATGGAAAAAAAGTAGCTATAGTGGAGAAAGGGAACATCGGAGGGACATGTCTAAACACGGGGTGTATCCCAACAAAAGTAATGATTGAACATAGTCATTTGGTCAATCAAATTAAAAAAGCGAATCAATTAGGCATCGGTTCTGTAGAAGAACCTTTGAAAATCGATTTCGCAAAGTTGATGAAACGAAAAGAGCAAGTTGTCCAACAACTGACTTTCGGAGTGGAAAGTATTTTGAAAAAAAATCAAGTGAAGATTTTTAAAGGAGAAGCATCTGTAAACCCTGATTTGACAGTTGCAGTAGGGTCTGAAATCCTTCAAACAAAAGATCTGTTGTTAGCTACTGGAGGAACTCCAAAGATACCAGACATTCCGGGAATTGAAGATGTGCCTTTCTTAACACATAAAAACTTTTTCGAATTGAAAGAACTGCCGATAAATTTAGTCATTATCGGCCAGGGGATCCATGCGGTTAATTTAGCCTTTACGCTTGGACCTTTAGGTACAGAAGTTACTATTGTTTCTGAACAGTCCTCTGTTTTAGGAAATATAGATGATGATGCAGCAAAAATTGTAAAACATTCAATGAAATCTAATAACATCCGAATGGTGACCAAAGCCAACTGGAAGAAAATTACCAATACTGAATTGGTATTGATGGATGAAACGATTCCGTTTGATCATGTGCTTTTAGCTGGACAGAACAATCCAAATACGGATGTTGTTCGTTCATTGAATTTGGAACGAGAACTATTTTTGAAAGTGAATGGAAATTACCAAACTTCCCATCCTCATGTTTATGCCATTGGTGATGTAATCGGAGGATCCACATCCGCTGGTGCAGCGTTGCAAGAAGGACCTTATGTTGCTGCCCAAATTGCAGGAGAGATCGTACCTTTTGTTCAATACGACGCTATCGCGGGCACGATGTATTCCAGCCCAGAAGTGGCATTTTTTGGATTGAATGAAAAATCAGCGAAAGAAGGAGGTCGGGAAATCAACGTTGCAAAATCACTATTATCAGGAAACGGAAAAGCATTGGCGATTGGAGAAACAGAGGGATATATCAAATTGATCTCGGATAAAGAATACGGAGAACTTCTAGGTGGAGTTGTAGTTGCACCAAATGCTACTGATTTAATTTCAAGTCTGTTGACCGTTAAGAAAAGTGAAGGAACGCTGTATGAATTGGCACATATGTCGTTTCCTCATCCAAGTATTTCAGAAGCATTTTGGGAAGCCGCCAATTCAAACTGGAACCAAGCCATTCATATGTGA
- a CDS encoding thiamine pyrophosphate-dependent dehydrogenase E1 component subunit alpha: MIIENESIKEVMQEVESTEQTVDKQVTLDRGKALWIYQKMNEIRHFEDKIHEVFSTGAIPGFVHLYAGEEAIATAVMAQLDKEDSITSTHRGHGHAIAKGCNINGMMAEVMGKKDGLNKGKGGSMHIADLSTGMLGANGIVGGGIAMAAGAALSHKTLGRNNVAVSFFGDGASNEGTFHEGLNLASILKLPVVFVCENNQFGEGTPFAYSSASKTVSERASSYNMPGVRVDGKDVIAIYNAFEEAKKRALNGEGPTLIECDTYRNYGHFEGDEQKYKSPDDLNANRDPIPLFKEEAITQGWFTEEEAKKIEQEAQETIEKAEEFSRNSPLPDESELYTDVFAD, translated from the coding sequence ATGATAATAGAAAATGAATCTATAAAAGAAGTTATGCAGGAAGTCGAATCAACAGAACAAACAGTTGATAAACAGGTAACATTGGATAGAGGAAAAGCATTGTGGATTTACCAAAAGATGAATGAAATCCGTCACTTCGAAGATAAGATCCATGAAGTTTTTTCTACAGGAGCTATTCCGGGATTTGTTCACTTGTATGCCGGAGAAGAAGCGATTGCCACAGCGGTAATGGCTCAGTTAGATAAAGAGGATTCTATCACTAGTACCCACCGAGGACACGGGCACGCCATCGCTAAAGGTTGTAATATCAACGGTATGATGGCAGAAGTCATGGGGAAAAAAGATGGCTTGAATAAAGGGAAGGGCGGTTCAATGCATATTGCCGATTTAAGTACTGGTATGCTTGGGGCAAACGGAATTGTAGGCGGTGGAATTGCAATGGCGGCTGGGGCCGCATTAAGCCACAAAACCTTAGGTCGGAACAATGTTGCAGTATCGTTCTTTGGAGATGGGGCTTCCAATGAAGGGACGTTCCATGAAGGTTTAAACTTAGCTTCTATTCTCAAACTACCAGTCGTTTTCGTCTGTGAGAATAACCAGTTTGGCGAAGGAACACCTTTTGCCTATTCGAGCGCTTCTAAAACAGTCTCTGAACGGGCAAGTTCTTACAATATGCCTGGAGTGCGAGTAGACGGGAAAGACGTCATCGCCATTTATAACGCTTTTGAAGAAGCTAAAAAACGTGCACTCAATGGTGAAGGTCCTACATTGATTGAATGCGACACTTACCGGAATTACGGACACTTTGAAGGGGACGAGCAGAAGTACAAATCTCCAGATGATTTAAATGCAAATCGAGACCCGATTCCATTGTTTAAGGAAGAAGCAATTACACAAGGTTGGTTCACTGAAGAAGAAGCCAAAAAAATTGAGCAAGAAGCACAAGAAACCATTGAAAAGGCAGAGGAATTTTCTAGAAACAGTCCTCTTCCTGACGAATCTGAATTGTACACTGATGTATTCGCAGACTGA
- a CDS encoding alpha-ketoacid dehydrogenase subunit beta — MADRTLTFMGAITDGMVTAMKKDESVVLIGTDVAGGAGVDHLHHDDGRDEDGFGGVFGLSKGMAGEFGRNRVIDTPIAEHGYFSAAVGAAATGLRPIAELMFNDFIGFMLDPILNQGAKMRYMFGGKATIPLTVRTVHGAGVGAAAQHSQTLYGIWASIPGVKVVVPSNPYDAKGLLLAAIEDNNVVVFSEDKSLYGMKGEVPEEYYTVPIGKAAIVQEGEDISIVAIGKMVQVAQKVADALSKDNISAEVIDMRTLAPWDEETILNSVKKTGRLVLIDESNPHVNIIGDVAATVADKAFDYLDGPIKRVSAPNTPVPFASNLEKAYIPDEKKVLKIAEELITDLKEQKR; from the coding sequence ATGGCAGATAGAACTCTTACATTTATGGGTGCAATCACTGATGGAATGGTCACAGCAATGAAAAAAGATGAATCGGTAGTACTTATTGGAACTGATGTGGCGGGTGGAGCCGGAGTTGATCACTTACATCATGATGATGGGCGCGACGAGGATGGTTTTGGTGGTGTCTTCGGATTATCAAAAGGAATGGCCGGTGAATTTGGAAGAAATCGTGTCATTGATACTCCAATTGCCGAGCATGGGTATTTCAGTGCTGCGGTAGGAGCGGCGGCGACTGGATTGCGTCCAATCGCTGAACTCATGTTTAACGACTTTATTGGATTTATGCTCGATCCGATTCTCAACCAAGGAGCTAAAATGCGTTACATGTTTGGTGGAAAAGCGACAATTCCACTTACAGTAAGGACGGTTCACGGTGCAGGTGTAGGGGCAGCTGCTCAACACTCGCAAACATTATATGGTATATGGGCATCTATTCCGGGTGTGAAAGTGGTTGTGCCGTCTAACCCATATGATGCGAAAGGATTATTGCTTGCGGCTATTGAAGACAATAATGTAGTTGTGTTCTCTGAAGATAAATCACTTTATGGAATGAAAGGTGAGGTTCCTGAAGAATACTATACTGTTCCAATTGGAAAAGCAGCTATTGTCCAAGAAGGAGAGGATATTTCTATCGTCGCTATTGGAAAAATGGTTCAAGTGGCACAAAAAGTGGCAGATGCGTTGTCGAAAGACAACATTTCTGCAGAAGTCATTGACATGAGAACTCTTGCTCCGTGGGATGAAGAAACAATCCTTAATTCTGTAAAGAAAACTGGACGACTCGTATTGATTGATGAATCTAACCCACATGTAAACATTATTGGAGATGTAGCAGCAACTGTTGCCGATAAAGCGTTTGATTATTTGGACGGACCAATTAAAAGAGTCTCCGCTCCAAATACGCCGGTGCCATTTGCCAGCAATTTAGAAAAAGCTTATATTCCCGATGAAAAGAAAGTATTGAAAATAGCGGAAGAATTGATTACTGATCTTAAAGAGCAAAAGCGATGA